The following proteins come from a genomic window of Gossypium raimondii isolate GPD5lz chromosome 5, ASM2569854v1, whole genome shotgun sequence:
- the LOC105770295 gene encoding patellin-3: MADETPAQNPPMAAAPLPPTSATVTDSESPAVLEKQDPSPPSHVPAVSVSVTESASTTIAENEEQAPPPEPAALEPDSSDKGSGKEELPPTPPPQAVESESEPPVVTEAPKEENPPAPAAETVVISESESQQPPAPLQQEVVTESESLAAMMEKEETGAPAEPTAAGTTTTTTTSAQEEVAAAVEEKKVPQNLGSFKEESNKEADLSDSERKALEELKQLVREAIDSNLFNSESKSEENPEKEKKQESKEVSIWGIPLLKDERSDVILLKFLRARDFKAKDAFVMIKNTIRWRKEFGIDELLDEDLGDDMEKVVFMHGQDKEGHPVCYNVYGEFQNKELYQKAFSDEEKRMKFLRWRIQLLEKSIRKLDFSPGGVSTIFQVSDLKNSPGPGKKELRLATKQALQVLQDNYPEFVAKQVFINVPWWYLAFYTMISPFMTQRTKSKFVIALPSKSAETLFKYIPPEQVPIQYGGLSVDYCDCNPEFSDADPATEMTVKPGTKQTVEITIFERCILVWEIRVVGWEVSYGAEFVPDAKDSYAVIIQKPTKMTAKDEPVVSQSFKVGELGKVLLTVDNPTSKKKKLLYRFKVKPFCD; this comes from the exons ATGGCCGATGAAACTCCAGCCCAGAATCCCCCTATGGCAGCAGCGCCGCTGCCTCCAACCTCTGCCACGGTGACCGACTCCGAGTCACCTGCTGTTTTAGAAAAACAAGACCCTTCCCCGCCGTCTCATGTACCAGCTGTGTCTGTTTCTGTTACCGAATCTGCTTCTACGACTATAGCTGAAAATGAAGAGCAGGCTCCGCCACCGGAACCGGCGGCATTGGAACCTGATTCATCGGATAAAGGGTCAGGGAAAGAGGAGCTGCCTCCGACGCCACCGCCGCAAGCAGTGGAGTCAGAATCTGAGCCACCTGTTGTCACCGAGGCACCAAAGGAAGAAAACCCACCAGCTCCAGCAGCAGAAACTGTAGTGATATCGGAATCCGAGTCGCAGCAACCGCCTGCTCCACTGCAGCAGGAGGTGGTTACGGAGTCGGAGTCACTGGCGGCGATGATGGAGAAAGAAGAGACGGGAGCACCAGCAGAGCCTACTGCGGCGggtactactactactactacaaCTAGTGCTCAAGAAGAGGTGGCTGCTGCTGTTGAAGAGAAAAAGGTTCCTCAAAATCTGGGTTCTTTCAAAGAGGAAAGCAACAAGGAAGCTGATCTATCCGATTCCGAAAGGAAAGCTTTGGAAGAACTGAAGCAGCTTGTTAGAGAAGCAATAGACTCTAACCTTTTCAATTCAGAATCCAAAAGTGAAGAAAACccagaaaaggaaaagaaacaagaatCAAAAGAGGTATCCATTTGGGGTATTCCTCTCTTAAAAGATGAAAGGAGCGATGTTATCCTTTTGAAGTTCTTAAGGGCAAGGGATTTCAAAGCCAAAGATGCCTTCGTAATGATCAAAAACACGATCCGGTGGAGGAAAGAGTTTGGGATCGATGAGCTTTTGGATGAAGATCTTGGTGATGATATGGAGAAAGTTGTGTTCATGCATGGACAAGATAAGGAAGGCCATCCCGTTTGTTACAACGTTTATGGCGAGTTCCAGAATAAAGAATTGTACCAGAAAGCGTTTTCGGATGAGGAAAAGCGAATGAAGTTCCTGCGATGGCGAATTCAGCTCTTGGAGAAGAGTATAAGGAAGCTTGATTTCAGTCCTGGTGGTGTTTCCACCATTTTCCAGGTTAGTGATCTCAAAAACTCGCCTGGACCTGGAAAAAAGGAGCTTAGATTGGCAACAAAACAGGCTCTTCAGGTTCTTCAAGATAATTATCCAGAGTTTGTTGCAAAACAG GTGTTTATTAATGTTCCTTGGTGGTATCTGGCATTCTATACAATGATTAGTCCATTTATGACCCAAAGAACTAAGAGCAAGTTTGTCATTGCACTGCCATCTAAATCTGCTGAAACACTTTTCAA ATACATACCACCTGAGCAAGTGCCAATTCAATATGGTGGTTTGAGTGTCGATTATTGTGATTGCAATCCAGAATTCAGTGATGCTGATCCTGCCACTGAGATGACTGTGAAACCAGGGACAAAGCAAACTGTCGAAATAACAATCTTTGAG AGATGTATTCTTGTTTGGGAAATCAGGGTAGTTGGATGGGAGGTGAGCTATGGAGCTGAATTTGTGCCTGATGCTAAAGATAGCTACGCGGTCATCATTCAAAAACCGACCAAGATGACTGCAAAAGATGAACCAGTTGTGTCTCAAAGCTTCAAAGTTGGTGAACTGGGTAAAGTATTGCTAACTGTTGACAACCCAacttcaaaaaagaagaagcttctCTACAGGTTTAAGGTTAAACCCTTCTGCGACTGA